One segment of Vulpes lagopus strain Blue_001 chromosome 8, ASM1834538v1, whole genome shotgun sequence DNA contains the following:
- the MTERF4 gene encoding transcription termination factor 4, mitochondrial isoform X2, producing MAALRRQVLHGHRAWAPAWARLAAQPRGAPSRTAASSGGGRGVSPPVQTLEDAQEPGCGVRAPPCPLEKQSGPAAPGPGAPGEVAGALLDMGFSDEHIRGLLSVWPGAQPRQLLDVVSELILLGVNPEPACAALRSSPHLLALPAAHVKRRSSYLRRLGLGEGKLKTLLLCCPEVFTMHQRDIDSIVGVLKDKCLFTGQQVTRILHRCPYVLREDPGDLEYKFQYAYFRMGVKHADVVRTDFLQYSITKIKQRHVFLERLGRYQTPDKKGQTQIPNPLLKDILRVSEAEFLARTAHSSAEEFEVFKKLFAREEEEESERQMPDKQSLSLDEEDEEEEEEEDEDEEEWQ from the exons ATGGCGGCGCTCCGCCGGCAG GTCCTCCACGGGCACCGCGCCTGGGCCCCCGCCTGGGCCCGCCTGGCTGCGCAGCCCCGCGGAGCGCCGAGCAGGACCGCAGCCTCCAGCGGAGGGGGCCGCGGGGTGTCGCCCCCTGTGCAGACCCTGGAGGACGCGCAGGAGCCTGGGTGCGGGGTGCGCGCCCCGCCTTGCCCCCTGGAGAAGCAGAGCGGCCCCGCGGCTCCGGGCCCGGGCGCGCCGGGGGAGGTCGCGGGCGCCCTCCTGGACATGGGCTTCAGCGACGAGCACATCCGGGGGCTGCTCAGCGTGTGGCCGGGGGCGCAGCCTCGGCAGTTGCTGGACGTGGTTTCAGAGCTGATACTCCTGGGTGTGAACCCCGAGCCCGCGTGTGCGGCGCTGAGGAGCAGCCCGCACCTGTTGGCCCTGCCCGCGGCGCACGTGAAGAGGCGCTCCAGCTACCTGCGGAGGCTTGGCCTGGGAGAAG GGAAACTGAAGACGCTGCTTCTCTGTTGCCCTGAAGTCTTCACCATGCACCAGAGGGACATTGACAGCATCGTGGGGGTTCTCAAGGACAAATGCCTTTTCACGGGACAACAGGTGACCAGGATTTTGCACAGATGCCCCTATGTTCTTCGGGAGGACCCTGGTGACCTCGAATACAAATTCCAG TATGCCTACTTTAGGATGGGGGTTAAACATGCGGACGTGGTGCGGACCGACTTCCTGCAGTACTCCATAACCAAGATCAAGCAGAGACATGTGTTCCTCGAGCGCCTAGGGCGGTACCAGACCCCTGATAAGAAGGGCCAGACACAGATCCCCAATCCTTTACTCAAGGACATTCTCAGAGTCTCAGAAGCTGAGTTTCTGGCCAGGACAGCCCATTCTTCTGCTGAGGAGTTTGAAGTTTTTAAGAAGCTCTTTGCtcgggaggaggaagaggagtctGAGAGGCAGATGCCTGACAAGCAGAGCTTAAGTCtagacgaggaggacgaggaggaggaagaagaggaggatgaggacGAGGAGGAGTGGCAGTAG
- the MTERF4 gene encoding transcription termination factor 4, mitochondrial isoform X1 — MAALRRQVLHGHRAWAPAWARLAAQPRGAPSRTAASSGGGRGVSPPVQTLEDAQEPGCGVRAPPCPLEKQSGPAAPGPGAPGEVAGALLDMGFSDEHIRGLLSVWPGAQPRQLLDVVSELILLGVNPEPACAALRSSPHLLALPAAHVKRRSSYLRRLGLGEGKLKTLLLCCPEVFTMHQRDIDSIVGVLKDKCLFTGQQVTRILHRCPYVLREDPGDLEYKFQSGLCDGVPACSVSAQRLCRRSRAGRPELGFPCRLASPPALAGTLAGPWKPDNRSLAGWQPHSSGARACAVVAPWPQRTVPVGDGSWGTEQAAVSTAGLGGDLAQRVSLAWPGREASWSRLGLAVCLLDARGGKPQRGRMRARTRSFRVSFQSNFTARLPGLWELVRLMKCNKNILNPLKRKRMGHEATDTCASL, encoded by the exons ATGGCGGCGCTCCGCCGGCAG GTCCTCCACGGGCACCGCGCCTGGGCCCCCGCCTGGGCCCGCCTGGCTGCGCAGCCCCGCGGAGCGCCGAGCAGGACCGCAGCCTCCAGCGGAGGGGGCCGCGGGGTGTCGCCCCCTGTGCAGACCCTGGAGGACGCGCAGGAGCCTGGGTGCGGGGTGCGCGCCCCGCCTTGCCCCCTGGAGAAGCAGAGCGGCCCCGCGGCTCCGGGCCCGGGCGCGCCGGGGGAGGTCGCGGGCGCCCTCCTGGACATGGGCTTCAGCGACGAGCACATCCGGGGGCTGCTCAGCGTGTGGCCGGGGGCGCAGCCTCGGCAGTTGCTGGACGTGGTTTCAGAGCTGATACTCCTGGGTGTGAACCCCGAGCCCGCGTGTGCGGCGCTGAGGAGCAGCCCGCACCTGTTGGCCCTGCCCGCGGCGCACGTGAAGAGGCGCTCCAGCTACCTGCGGAGGCTTGGCCTGGGAGAAG GGAAACTGAAGACGCTGCTTCTCTGTTGCCCTGAAGTCTTCACCATGCACCAGAGGGACATTGACAGCATCGTGGGGGTTCTCAAGGACAAATGCCTTTTCACGGGACAACAGGTGACCAGGATTTTGCACAGATGCCCCTATGTTCTTCGGGAGGACCCTGGTGACCTCGAATACAAATTCCAG TCTGGCCTGTGTGATGGGGTGCCAGCCTGCAGCGTATCAGCGCAAAGACTTTGCAGGAGGAGCCGGGCAGGGCGCCCAGAACTCGGCTTCCCCTGCCGTCTGGCCTCACCGCCCGCCCTCGCTGGCACGCTGGCTGGGCCATGGAAGCCAGACAACAG GAGCCTTGCCGGCTGGCAGCCTCACTCATCCGGGGCCCGTGCGTGTGCTGTGGTTGCTCCCTGGCCGCAGCGCACTGTCCCCGTGGGAGACGGCAGCTGGGGTACGGAGCAGGCTGCTGTCAGCACCGCAGGACTTGGAGGTGATTTGGCCCAGAGGGTCTCCCTGGCGTGGCCAGGAAGGGAGGCGAGCTGGAGCCGGCTCGGCTTGGCCGTCTGTCTTCTAGATGCCAGAGGAGGGAAGCCGCAGAGGGGGCGGATGCGAGCCAGGACCCGTTCTTTCAGGGTGTCCTTTCAATCCAATTTTACAGCCCGTCTTCCTGGGCTTTGGGAGCTCGTGAGGTTGATGAAGTGTAACAAGAACATTCTGAATCccttgaagagaaagagaatggggcATGAGGCGACTGACACCTGCGCCTCTTTATAA